The genomic window TTTCTCCATAGGCTCCTGCATTTGCTTCATTATCAATGATGACAGGTAGCTGAAACTCTTGTTCGATTTGTTCTTGAAGTTTGGTGTTTTTCCATCCTAAATTGGGAGCTAACAATATCTCTCCTAGTTTATTTACGATACCGGGCACACCGATGCCGATTCCAACGACCCCATAAACGCTGTCGGGAGCTCTTGAAATTAGGTTCCGGATGATCTTCTTGATTGCTATTAAAGTATCATCATAATTTGTTTTATTTAAATAGATTGTCTGTTCGTTAGTGATGTTTCCATTAAGGTCTGTTAATACGCCTAATATATAATTGACCCCTAAATCAATCCCGATTGCATAACCTGATGTCTGGTTAAAAACCAGCATAACAGGACGACGTCCTCCACTAGACTCGCCAGGTCCAGTTTCATAACAAAGCTGTTCATTCAAAAGTTCGGTAACTAACGAAGAAACAGTGCCTTTGGTTAAACCTAGACGTTGAGAGATGTCAGCTCGAGACAGGGGGCCATGATCTTTAATGGATTGTAAAACAAGCGATTTATTGTTTAGTTTTACTAATTGCTGATTCCAGCTCATGGTTTTCTACTCCCTAAATTTGATCTGTTTCACATCATAATAACATAATGAACCTAAAAAGAAAAACTTTGTTTGACCGATGTACTAACTGAAGTTCATTTGGAAAATATGACCGCTAAAAAGATCTTATAATTAAATTTACACGGTATAAACTATACTTTTTTAAGTGAAAACTTAGTTCATTCGATATACAAACTAAGTTTTACATGCTACAATTCAACTAAGGTACAAAAGCTTCTTGGAATGGGGTGGAAAATGCTTAGAGAGGTTGAAGCACTAAAAGAAGTAATCTCGCAAAAAGAAGACATGAACATCAAACTAGAAATTGTAAGGGGTTTCTTGGATGATTATCAGTACGAAGCCGTTTTTTATCAACGCCAAGATAATTTCGCGTGGCTAACAAGCGGAGGTCATAATGGAATTTTGTACAATAGTGAGAATGGCCAATGTGGCTTATTAGTCACTAGGCAAGTTGTTTACTTAATTACAAATTCCAGTGAAAAACCTCGTGTCGTCAATGAAGAGATTGCCTCATTACCAATTCAAGTGATTGATTATCCATGGTATGAGGATATAAATGAAACTGTCTGGAAAACTGTCCGAAAAGGAAGAGTAGCTTCCGATACTCCACTAGAGGGAATGGACGTTAGAACAATTGAGCTAAGTAAACTGCGTTTTTCGTTAACGGAGTTGGAGCAGGTTAGGTACAGATATTTAGGTGAGACAGCAGCAACACTAATGGAAAAATATTGCATGTCAATTGTTCCAGGGCAAACTGAATTAGAAATTGCTGCAGGGTTGAATAGAACTTACTTAGCGAATGGTTTGCTTCCAACCGTAACTTTAGTCGGATGTGAAGATCGAATAGACCTCTTCCGCCATCCAATTGCAACAAAAAATCGTTTCGTAAAAAAATGTATGGTTGTCTCATGTGTTTCCTATAAAGGGTTGGTTGTTGCCCTTACAAGAATGGTTTATTCAGGAAAACTCCCACAAGCACTAAGTGAAAAATTCACTTTAACAGCAAAAGTGGCTTCGGAACTAATAGCTACATCAACAGTTGGGAAATCTACAATAGAAATCTTTGATCAAATGAAGAAGCTTTATGAAGATGTAGGGTACTATGGCGAATGGCAACAACATCACCAAGGTGGCGCGATTGGGTATCAAAACCGTGAATATTTAGTAAATGCTACTACAGAGTATTTTATCCAACAAAACCAAGCATTTGCATGGAATCCATCGATTAAAGGAACCAAGTCAGAAGATACTATTATAGTTGTGGATACAACACCGGAAATTATTACGGTATCAGAAAGTGGTTGGCCGCTACAGAGTTTTCAAGTGAGAACTGGTGAGACCATTAAGCGCCCAGCTATTTTAGAAATATAAGGGGTAACTTTTTAAGCTAAAGTAAATGAAAAAATTCATTAGTTGAAGATAACACTCAATAAATTGTAAGAAAAGAGCAGTACTTACAAAATAAGTAATGAAATCTTAGTATTTACTTAAGCAACATACTTTGCGAAAACAGCCAAATATAATAAATAGAACATAAATGGAGGAAATATAAATGACATATTTCAATAACATTAACAAAATAAAATTTGAAGGACCAAATTCGTCTAATCCACTGGCGTATAAATTTTATAATCCGGAAGAAATGATTAACGGTAAACGAATGGAAGACTTCATGCGCTTTGCAGTTTCTTATTGGCACACATTTACTGGAGAAGGTACTGACCCATTTGGTCAAGGAACAATGGTTCGTCCATACAATAACCTATCTGGTATCGACTTAGCGAAAGCTCGTGTTGAAGCTTCTTTTGAGTTTTTCGAAAAGTTAGATGTTCCTTACTTCTGTTTCCATGACTTTGACGTTGCGCCTGAAACAGATAACTTAAGTGAAACATTTAAGAACATTGATATTATTGTTGCGATGATAAAAGACTATATGAAGACAAGTAAAACAAAATTATTATGGAATACTGCTAACATGTTCTCACACCCACGTTGGTTACATGGGGCAGCGACAGCTCCAAACGCAGACGTATTTGCTTATGCTGCAGCGAAAGTTAAGAAAGGTTTAGAAGTTGGTAAAGAGCTTGGCTCAGAAAACTACGTATTCTGGGGTGGTCGTGAAGGGTACGAAACATTATTAAACACAAACATGAAGCTTGAATTAGACAACCTTGCTCGTTTCTTCCATATGGCAAAGGATTATGCTAACGAAATCGGTTTCGATGCTCAATTCTTAATTGAACCAAAACCAAAAGAGCCTACTAAACACCAATATGATTTCGATGTAGCTACTGGAATGGCATTTTTACAGCAGTATGGCTTAAAAGATACATTCAAATTTAATATCGAAGCTAACCATGCAACATTAGCAGGTCACACATTTGAGCATGAATTACATGTAGCTCGTATTAATGGCATGTTAGGTTCTGTAGATGCAAACCAAGGTGATCCACTTCTTGGTTGGGATACAGATGAATTCCCAACAGATTTATACTCAACTACATTAGCAATGTATGAAATCATCAAAAATGATGGATTAGGTTCAGGTGGTTTAAACTTTGACGCAAAAGTACGTCGTGGTTCATTTGATCCAGAAGATTTATTCCACGCTCATATCGCTGGTATGGATGCATTTGCAGTTGGTACGAAAGTAGCACAACGTTTATTAGAAGATAAAGTATTAGAAAACTTTGTTGCTGACCGTTATAGCAGTTTCACTGAAGGAATTGGTCTTGAAATCGTTGAAGGTAAGACAGATTTCCACAAATTAGAGAAGCATGCTTTAAGTCTTGGAGAAATCAAGAACAAGTCAGGCAGACAAGAGTTCCTAAAAGGCACTTTAAATAAATACATCCTTGAGGCATATGCAACTGTAAAAGCTTAAGAATATTAAAATTAATGAACAAAAACATGCTGGATGACATTAGTTTTCCAGCATGTTTTTTACAAAGGCTGTTCTCGCATAGTTTGTTGTTTTTCAATTAAGCCCTGAAATATTAAGTTCTCTGGGGCACTTTTCTAACTAATAGAAGTTGAACCTGGATAAAGTCCTTAGTTATTCTTTTAAATAGGTTAGAAAGCCAAAGCAACTTGTTTACGAAAAGAGCCTTTACAAAACATTCTAATGATAGAAAATGGATAAGGGTGATCAGTGAATGAAATACGTAATTGGTGTAGATCTTGGTACAAGCGCAGTAAAAGTATTGTTAATGAATCAAGAAGGAAAAGTTTGTCACGAAGTTTCGAAATCATATCCATTAATTCAAGAGAAGTCCGGGTTTAGTGAGCAAGATCCTCATGAATGGGTTGAAAAAACAACATTGGCTTTGAAAGATTTGGTTGAACAGTTTGATGGAGACGTTGCTTCGATCGAAGGTATTAGCTTTTCAGGCCAAATGCACGGACTGGTTTTATTGGATGATAATAACCAGGTTTTACGCAACGCCATTCTTTGGAATGACACGAGAACGACGGAACAGTGCCAACAAATTTATCATCTTGTTGGGGAAGAACGTCTACTTGCAATCACGAAAAATCCTGCTTTAGAAGGGTTTACTTTACCAAAACTTTTATGGGTGAAGCAATATGAACCGGAAGTGTTAGAAAAAGCTGCTGTGTTCATGCTACCAAAAGATTACTTACGTTATAAAATGACAGAGCAAATCCATAGTGAATACTCGGACGCTGCTGGTACACTACTTTTAAATATTGCAGAAAAAGCATGGAGCAACGAAATTTGCGATCTTGTTGGACTTGATCCATCATTGTGCCCACCACTTGTTGAATCTCATGGTTTCGTTGGTGAACTTACAGAAACTTTTGCCCAAGCTACCGGACTAGCAAAGACAACAAAAGTATTTGCTGGTGGCGCAGATAATGCTTGTGGAGCAATTGGTTCAGCCATTTTAACAGAAGGAAAAACACTTTGTAGTATCGGAACCTCAGGTGTTGTCCTTTCTTATGAAGAAACGAAAGATCGTGATTTTGGTGGAAAGGTTCATTACTTTAATCACGGACAAGAAGATGCCTATTACACCATGGGTGTAACCCTAGCTGCAGGATATAGCTTGAGCTGGTTTAAAGATACATTTGCCAAAACGGAAACGTTTGAAGCTCTATTAGATGGACTAAGCGAAGTACCGATTGGAGCTAATGGACTTCTTTTTACCCCTTATTTAGTTGGTGAGCGAACTCCTTATGCGGACGCAACGATACGTGCAAGCTTTATTGGCATGGATGCCTCACATGAGCGAATTGATTTTGCAAGGGCGGTTATTGAAGGCATCACATTCTCGCTAAACGAATCAATTGAAATCTTTAGAGAAAGTGGCAAAACAATTGATACAATTATCTCGATTGGCGGTGGCGCTAAAAACGAAACTTGGTTACAAATCCAAGCGGATGTTTTTAATGCAAAAATTGTCAAGTTGTCTAGTGAACAAGGACCAGCAGTAGGGGCATCAATGCTCGCAGCCTACGGATCTAGATGGTTCAATTCTTTACAAGAATGTGCAGAAGTGTTTACGGCTGAGGATAAGGTTTACGAACCAATTCCACAAAACGTGGAAAAATATCAAGCATTATTTACATTATATAAAGATGTTTATCAACAAACAAAAGGGTTAAACGAAGGTTTAAAAAGCTTCCGCAAAAACTAATTTAATGAGATGAAATATATAGCTCTGCCTCTGGTCAGAGCTTTTCCTAAAGAGGTGAACGAATATATGGAAATTGGTGTTGTTAACGTAGGATCCTTTCATGGCGGTCTTAAACAATTTCTAAAAAGTTTAAATGAGAATATGCCTGAAGATGCTTCTCTAATAGGAGTTGAATTTGATTATGAAAACTCCCATTATGTGTTTAAACCATTTGAAAAAAAGGCAACTACGATTAGTGGACGACAATCATTACCTGAACTAAGAAGCCTTCAGTTTAAAGGAGACTCAAGTAAGCTATTTGTAAATTCGATTGCGAAGATGGCGCTTCAAAAATTGATTGTTATCGGACCGTTAGAGGATGCTCTTCAAATTCAACGCTTACTCAAAGGAGTTACAACTGTTTTATGTGTACCTTCATCGATCTATAATGATGTTTCTGAGTCTGATTACACGTTGGGATATGATACAGCCTTAAACTCTGTAGTTAAATCTATCCTACAAGTGAAAGATACGGCCAGTTCATTAGTACTAAAAGAAACTCGTTTATTTTGCATTCAAATTCCAGGGAACTCCCGAGGTACTCTTCTTACGGATGCAGCCATTGCCGTAGATGGTGTTGAAATCAAAAGCTTGGAAACAATGGCTCAGGTACAAGCTGAAATTGAAAAAAAAGTTGTTCGTGGTGAAACGTTCGTATTTTTACTAATGAATGAAGAAGTTGATCCGCAAGAGGTGAAAGCGAAGTTGATTGAACCTTTTGACTTTAGGTTAACGACAATCGATGAAGCACAATGTATGGGTCCTTACCCAACGGCATTAGACCGAGTGCTGGCACAGAAGTTTGTTCGTGAGTCTTTAGAATGGCTGAACAACAAAGAGGAATCGAGTATTCTGCTTTTTAAAAATAACCAAGTAGTGACAAAACAAATCGAGGAGTGATTTTTTTGGCAACTGAACAAGCGACAATTCAACAATTAGCGATTAATACGATTCGAACGCTTTCGATTGATAGTATCGAAAAAGCGAATTCTGGACACCCTGGGATGCCGATGGGAGCAGCTCCAATGGCCTTTGCTCTATATGGCAATTTAATGAAACATAACCCTACTAATCCAAATTGGTTTAATCGTGACCGCTTTGTCTTATCAGCTGGGCACGGCTCTATGTTGTTATACAGCATTTTACATTTAACAGGATATGATGTATCTCTAGATGATCTTAAAAGTTTCCGTCAATGGGGGAGCAAAACTCCAGGACATCCTGAGTTTGGACATACCGCTGGTGTTGATGCTACAACTGGCCCACTTGGTCAAGGTTTCGCCATGGCGGTAGGGATGGCGATGACTGAAAGGCATTTAGCTGCTACATTCAATAAAGAGAATTTTGATGTTGTCGATCATTATACGTACTGCATTTGTGGTGATGGCGATTTAATGGAAGGCGTTTCTGCTGAAGCTGCTTCATTAGCTGGGCATTTACAGTTAGGACGATTAGTGGTGCTATACGATTCGAATGATATTTCTCTAGATGGAGATCTTCATATGTCATTTTCTGAAAGTGTCGAACAACGTTTTAAGGCATATAACTGGCACTACATTCGTGTGGAAGATGGCAACGATGTTGAAGCCATTAATCAAGCGATTAACGAAGCAAAAGAAGATGAGCGTCCAACTTTAATTGAAGTAAAAACGACGATTGGATATGGTTCTCCTAATAAATCAGGAAAATCAGCGTCACACGGGGCTCCACTTGGTTTAGATGAAATTAAGCAAACAAAAGAAGTGTATGGTTGGAGTTATTCGGAAGAGTTCCATGTTCCAGAGGAGGTTGCCCAATTTTTTTCAGAAGTAAAAGCGCAAGGCGGGGAACATGAAAAAAGTTGGAACGAGTTACTTGAGCAATACAGCAAAGCTTACCCAGAATTAGCTGAAAAGCTGCAAGTAGCAATCAAAGGTGAACTGCCAGTAGGTTGGGATGCAGATGCTCCTGTATATGAAGTTGGAAAAGCAGTGGCAACTCGTAACTCTGGTGGAGAGGCATTAAATGCATTTGCTCAAAAAGTTCCAGCAATTTTTGGTGGGTCTGCAGACTTAGCGTCTTCAAATAAAACGTTACTAAAGGGAGAGGCAAATTTCTCACGCAATGACTACAGCGGACGTAATGTCTGGTACGGGGTTCGAGAATTTGCGATGGGAGCAATCGTAAACGGAATGGCATTACACGGTGGTGTCAAACCATTCGGGGCTACATTCTTTGTATTCTCAGATTATTTACGCCCTGCGGTTCGATTATCGGCATTAATGAAGCTTCCGGTTACATTTGTGTTTACGCACGATAGTATTGCTGTTGGTGAAGATGGACCTACTCATGAGCCAGTAGAGCAATTGGCATCTTTTAGAGCAATGCCGGGCTTAAACGTCATTCGCCCTGCGGATAGTAATGAAACGGTTGCCGCTTGGAAAGTAGCGTTAGAAAGTAAAGATGAACCAACAATCCTTTTATTAAGTCGTCAAGATTTAATGACAACTGTTCCAACAGCCGAAGCAGCTTATGAAGGTGTGACAAAAGGTGCATATGTCATTTCAAAAGCACAAGGCACGGAACAAGGTTTATTATTAGCTTCAGGCTCTGAAGTGCCACTTGCAGTTGAAGCGCAAAAAGAGCTTGAAAAAGAAGGGATCTTTGTTTCAGTAGTTAGTATGCCAAGCTGGAAACGCTTTGAGGAGCAAACAACAGAATACAAAGAAACTGTTCTTCCTAAACATTTGAAGGCTCGCTTAGCAATTGAAATGGGTTCTTCCATTGGCTGGCATAAATACACTGGTGACGAAGGCGCTGTACTAGCGATTGATGAATTCGGGGCATCTGCACCAATGGACAAAATTTTATCCGAATACGGGTTTACAGTTGAGAACGTTGTTTCTCAGTTTAAGAAAATATTGAAATAAAGGAAAAGCTCACACTTAGTTCTTTGACTAAGTATGAGCTTTTTTATTATGTGACTTCTACATCAAAAACTTTCTACAATGAGGGCATAATGATTTGGTGTAATCTTGTGGAATGATATTTAAACAACTTTTACAATGCTTCTCCATAACTTCTTTTTCTGGTGCAGGAGTGGCTTTCTTAAGATACATAGCAGTAAAGATGAAAATGACGAGGACGACCACAATAACCGTTAACCATAACATAATACCGCCTCCTAAAATATAAAATAGCTTTTATATTACATCTCTACTCAGTTAATCCTGTAATAGAACTTTGTCGTTGGGAAAAACAAAGGGAGTAGGTAACGGGTCGACATATTCGAAATTGAATTGTGTTGAGTTTTGAAGTATGAGTTATGAGTTAGTGAAGGTTTTTGAGGGATGCACTTCAAAGCATCACTGAAACAACTCAAAACTCAAAGTTTCGGCATCCAAATTCTAAAGTTACCACTTAAAGCAAGCATTGCAAACAAGTATAAGCAGTTATCATAATAGCGTCTTACTCCTGTACGTAACGGTGTATTCCAGAATAGATCCACACTCGCCCGAGCGTTTGGGCCGTCCACCGTTGCTAAAGAAGCCATTGCATTTGTTGCAAGCAAACCAACTGGGTGAAGAGCTGTTTCTTCAAATGGTTCTCCGTCAATTTTATAGCGT from Anaerobacillus sp. CMMVII includes these protein-coding regions:
- the xylB gene encoding xylulokinase, which encodes MKYVIGVDLGTSAVKVLLMNQEGKVCHEVSKSYPLIQEKSGFSEQDPHEWVEKTTLALKDLVEQFDGDVASIEGISFSGQMHGLVLLDDNNQVLRNAILWNDTRTTEQCQQIYHLVGEERLLAITKNPALEGFTLPKLLWVKQYEPEVLEKAAVFMLPKDYLRYKMTEQIHSEYSDAAGTLLLNIAEKAWSNEICDLVGLDPSLCPPLVESHGFVGELTETFAQATGLAKTTKVFAGGADNACGAIGSAILTEGKTLCSIGTSGVVLSYEETKDRDFGGKVHYFNHGQEDAYYTMGVTLAAGYSLSWFKDTFAKTETFEALLDGLSEVPIGANGLLFTPYLVGERTPYADATIRASFIGMDASHERIDFARAVIEGITFSLNESIEIFRESGKTIDTIISIGGGAKNETWLQIQADVFNAKIVKLSSEQGPAVGASMLAAYGSRWFNSLQECAEVFTAEDKVYEPIPQNVEKYQALFTLYKDVYQQTKGLNEGLKSFRKN
- the tkt gene encoding transketolase; this encodes MATEQATIQQLAINTIRTLSIDSIEKANSGHPGMPMGAAPMAFALYGNLMKHNPTNPNWFNRDRFVLSAGHGSMLLYSILHLTGYDVSLDDLKSFRQWGSKTPGHPEFGHTAGVDATTGPLGQGFAMAVGMAMTERHLAATFNKENFDVVDHYTYCICGDGDLMEGVSAEAASLAGHLQLGRLVVLYDSNDISLDGDLHMSFSESVEQRFKAYNWHYIRVEDGNDVEAINQAINEAKEDERPTLIEVKTTIGYGSPNKSGKSASHGAPLGLDEIKQTKEVYGWSYSEEFHVPEEVAQFFSEVKAQGGEHEKSWNELLEQYSKAYPELAEKLQVAIKGELPVGWDADAPVYEVGKAVATRNSGGEALNAFAQKVPAIFGGSADLASSNKTLLKGEANFSRNDYSGRNVWYGVREFAMGAIVNGMALHGGVKPFGATFFVFSDYLRPAVRLSALMKLPVTFVFTHDSIAVGEDGPTHEPVEQLASFRAMPGLNVIRPADSNETVAAWKVALESKDEPTILLLSRQDLMTTVPTAEAAYEGVTKGAYVISKAQGTEQGLLLASGSEVPLAVEAQKELEKEGIFVSVVSMPSWKRFEEQTTEYKETVLPKHLKARLAIEMGSSIGWHKYTGDEGAVLAIDEFGASAPMDKILSEYGFTVENVVSQFKKILK
- the xylA gene encoding xylose isomerase, with translation MTYFNNINKIKFEGPNSSNPLAYKFYNPEEMINGKRMEDFMRFAVSYWHTFTGEGTDPFGQGTMVRPYNNLSGIDLAKARVEASFEFFEKLDVPYFCFHDFDVAPETDNLSETFKNIDIIVAMIKDYMKTSKTKLLWNTANMFSHPRWLHGAATAPNADVFAYAAAKVKKGLEVGKELGSENYVFWGGREGYETLLNTNMKLELDNLARFFHMAKDYANEIGFDAQFLIEPKPKEPTKHQYDFDVATGMAFLQQYGLKDTFKFNIEANHATLAGHTFEHELHVARINGMLGSVDANQGDPLLGWDTDEFPTDLYSTTLAMYEIIKNDGLGSGGLNFDAKVRRGSFDPEDLFHAHIAGMDAFAVGTKVAQRLLEDKVLENFVADRYSSFTEGIGLEIVEGKTDFHKLEKHALSLGEIKNKSGRQEFLKGTLNKYILEAYATVKA
- a CDS encoding Xaa-Pro peptidase family protein gives rise to the protein MLREVEALKEVISQKEDMNIKLEIVRGFLDDYQYEAVFYQRQDNFAWLTSGGHNGILYNSENGQCGLLVTRQVVYLITNSSEKPRVVNEEIASLPIQVIDYPWYEDINETVWKTVRKGRVASDTPLEGMDVRTIELSKLRFSLTELEQVRYRYLGETAATLMEKYCMSIVPGQTELEIAAGLNRTYLANGLLPTVTLVGCEDRIDLFRHPIATKNRFVKKCMVVSCVSYKGLVVALTRMVYSGKLPQALSEKFTLTAKVASELIATSTVGKSTIEIFDQMKKLYEDVGYYGEWQQHHQGGAIGYQNREYLVNATTEYFIQQNQAFAWNPSIKGTKSEDTIIVVDTTPEIITVSESGWPLQSFQVRTGETIKRPAILEI
- a CDS encoding ROK family transcriptional regulator, translating into MSWNQQLVKLNNKSLVLQSIKDHGPLSRADISQRLGLTKGTVSSLVTELLNEQLCYETGPGESSGGRRPVMLVFNQTSGYAIGIDLGVNYILGVLTDLNGNITNEQTIYLNKTNYDDTLIAIKKIIRNLISRAPDSVYGVVGIGIGVPGIVNKLGEILLAPNLGWKNTKLQEQIEQEFQLPVIIDNEANAGAYGEKCFGAGRDFEDIIYISAGIGIGVGFILNNELYKGKNGFSGELGHMIIQVNGRECSCGSKGCWELYASEKALLLEARQVDSSMSEELSLEHLIDLAPTNHEVQELFQHVGHYLGIGINNIINTFNPEQIIIGNRLAMAKEWLDSPLKQVVESYTLKQHQANLEITFAELSIYSSALGVSAYAAENFLRSDLLNQ
- a CDS encoding 6-phosphofructokinase — protein: MEIGVVNVGSFHGGLKQFLKSLNENMPEDASLIGVEFDYENSHYVFKPFEKKATTISGRQSLPELRSLQFKGDSSKLFVNSIAKMALQKLIVIGPLEDALQIQRLLKGVTTVLCVPSSIYNDVSESDYTLGYDTALNSVVKSILQVKDTASSLVLKETRLFCIQIPGNSRGTLLTDAAIAVDGVEIKSLETMAQVQAEIEKKVVRGETFVFLLMNEEVDPQEVKAKLIEPFDFRLTTIDEAQCMGPYPTALDRVLAQKFVRESLEWLNNKEESSILLFKNNQVVTKQIEE